DNA sequence from the Pseudoduganella plicata genome:
GGAAACATCATGGTAGGGACGATTGTCGATTCGTGCAATTCGAATATAGTTACTTAAATCATCGGGAAATTGGAGGTATGGAGGGGCCTTGTGGCAGGCCCGCCAGGCCGCATGCGCGGGGCAGGGGGATATTGCGGACGCGCTGGCGGCAGGCTGGCGCCGTCAGCGCGTATTGATTATCAGGCCTTCCGGCGTCGCGCTGCCCAGCCAGCCACGCCCAGCCCTGCCAGCAACATCGCATAGGTGGACGGCTCCGGTACCGGGGCCACCTGGACGGTCAGCAAGTAATCCGTCACGCCGATCGAAGCAGTGGAGTCCAGCCAGTAAATGTACTGCCAGTCATCCGAGTAAGTTATAGTTTCGGTTCCAAATGCCCATGCGCCACTGCGCGTGGACAGATCGAGGAGAAAATCACCGTCCACTGGCACGCCTGCGTTGGCCGTCATGGCCTGCTGGCCGATCACGTCGTGCACGCGGGTGCCGCCGAATTCCGTTCGCTCTCCGCCCTGTGTCAGGGCCATGTCCATGGAGGCATTATTGGTCGCCTCCCCTGGCTCATAGACGCAGGGCCACGTTGGCATCTCACGATACAGGGTGCCGTTGGCAACAGCGCTGAACGTCATTGACGTGATGCGGTAGCCCTGCCGCACGGACCCGGCCAGCTGATGGAAGGCAGTGTCGCTGTTAGCGGATCCGCTAGGTCCGTCACTCTCGACGCTATAGCTCTGCAATCCCAGGGACAGACCGATCTGGGTCCTGCCGTCTGTATCGGATAGCAGCTTCATGTTGAAATTGCCGCCAGTGGACACACCGGTGAGCCAGGTCAGGCTGAAGGACGATGAGTCGATCGTGGTTGCCGCGCGGGCGGCACTGCCGACTGTCAGCAGGCCGCCAATCAGAAGGGTCGTGAGAAGTTTTTTCATGATTTTTTTGACAAGTTGAGGGATGCCAAGCGTAGCAGTAAAAGCCAGTGCAAATCATCACCGATTGTCACGAACGGCCGTTTATTTCAAGTCGTCAGCGGACGCCCCGCAGAGCCTCGAGTTATGCGAACATGGCTCCTTGATCCATCGAAAAAATCTGCAAACGCATGGCCACACTGAACTACAAGCATCTGCGCTACTTCTGGATGGTGGCGCGCTCCGGCAGCATCGCCAAGGCGGCGACGCAGCTGCACCTGACGCCGCAGTCGATCTCGGGCCAGTTGACCGAATTCGCGGATACGCTGGGCGTGCAGCTGTTCCGCCGCGTGGGACGGCGCCTGGAACTGACGGAAACCGGCCAGCGCATCCTGCGCCACGCCGAAGACATCTTCAGCGCGGGGGACGCGCTGATGGACGTGGTGCGCGACCAGTCGGCCGCCAGTGCTACGCCGTTTCGCGTCGGCGTGTCGGACTCCGTTTCGAAAACGGTCGCGTGCCGGCTGGTGGCGCCCGCACTGACGCTCGACGAACCGATCCGCCTGGTCTGCCGCGAGGGCCGGCTGGCCGCGCTGCTGGCGGACCTGGCGATCCATAAACTGGACATGATCATTGCCGACCGCCCCATGCCCAGCCACCTGAGCGTGCGCGGCTACAGCCACTTGCTGGGCGAGAGCGAGCTGGGCGTGTTTGCGGCGCCGGCGCTGGCCGCCACGCTGGAGGGTCCGTTCCCCGACTGCCTGAACCATGCACCGCTGCTGCTTCCCGGCGAGGATTTCGCCCTGCACGCACGGCTGATGCGCTGGCTGCACGACAACGTGCCGCGGCTGCATGTCGTCGGCGAATTCGACGACAGTGCCATGATCAAGGCATTCGGCCAGGCAGGCACGGGGCTTTTTTTCGCGCAGTCCGCCATCGCCCGGCACATCTGCGCGCAGTACGGCGTGGTCATGATCGGTACGGTGCCGGGCCTGCGCGAGCAGGTCTATGCCATCACGTCGGAGCGGCGCCTGAAGCATCCCGCAACGCAGGCCATCAGCCAGGCCGCCCGCCAGACGTTGGCCTGAAAACAGGGGGCAGCCACCGATTAGCCGGTGGCGAGCCGCGCGCGAACGGGGATATTCGTACCATGGGACAGCGTTCTATGATCAAATAGGCACCAGTCTTTCACTCCAGGGAACCCCATCATGACGCAGGCATTCAAGGTTGGCGACAAGGTCGAGTGGCATTCATCGCAGGGCGCCGTGCAGGGCATGGTCAAGAAGAAGCTCACGTCGCACACGACGATCAAGGGGCACGAGGTGGCGGCCTCGCCGGACAATCCCGAATATCTTGTCGTCAGCGACAAGACGGGTGCCGAAGCGGCCCACAAGCCTGATGCACTGAAGAAAATATAAAGCTTGCAACTGTGCAGTAGCGTACGGACAGCAGGATCCGCCTGCGGCATTCTGGAGGTGTCAAAACAACATCACTAGAGGAGAGCGATCATGGGTAAATATTTTCTGGCGTGGATCCTGGGTGTGCCCGGCATTGTCCTGGTTCTGCTGTACCTGTTCTTTAATTGATACTGCGCCGTGGCGCGCATGACGAGACGCCACCCTTGCGGTGGCGTTTTACATTCACCTCTCTCACTTCTAGGGACAACGACGATGCACCGCAGCGCGCCGACCACTCTTGCACTTGCCCTTGCTTTCGCCGGTTCTTCGCTTCACGCGCAGACGGTCATCCGGATCGGTACCGCGTCGCCGCTGTCCGGCCCCGGCGCCCACCAGGGCAAGGACATCGAGAACGGCGCGCGCATGGCCGTTGACGATCTCAATGCCAAAGGCATCGTCATCAAAGGCACGAAGGTGAAATTCGCGCTGATGCCCGAGGACGACGGCGGCGACCCGAAAACCGGCACTGCTGTCGCGCAGAAGCTGGTGGATGCGAAAGTGGCGGGTGTTGTCGGCCACCTGAACTCCGGCACCACGGTGCCTGCCTCGAAAATCTACGCTACCGCCGGCATCCCGCAGATTTCTCCGGCCGCCACCACGCCCCTGTACACGAGCCAGGGTTTCAGGACGGCATTCCGCGTCGTCGCCAACGACAACCTGATCGGCCGCGCCCTGGCCACGTACACGATCGCCACGATGAAGGCGACAAAGATCGCCGTTATCGACGACCGCACGGCCTTCGGCCAGGGCCTGGCCGATGAATTCGTCAAGGGCATCAAGGCCAAGGGGGGCGCGACCATCGTCAGCCGCCAGTTCACCAACGACAAGGCGACCGACTTCAATGCGATCCTGACGCAGATCCGGGCCCGCAAGCCGGACGTGATTTTTTACGGCGGCATGGAAGCGGTGGCCGGGCCGATGCTCAAGCAGATGAAGGCCCTGGGGATCGATGCCCGGCTGGTGTCCGGCGACGGCATCTGCTCCGAACGGCTGCCGCTGCTGGCGGGCGACGCATTGGGCGACGACAAGGTGGTCTGCGTGGTTGCCGGCGGCATCGACGGTCCGCAGGAGGCCACGCACGACGCGTTCACGCAACGCTATCGGCAACGCTACAAGCTGGACGTGCAGAGTTACGCACCGTATGCCTACGATTCTGTGATGGTGTTGGCCACGGCAATGCAGCAGGCCGGCTCGGCCGAGCCGGCGAGGTTCCTGCCCGCGCTGGCAAAGGTGAAGTACCAGGGCATCACCGGTTCCATCGCCTTCGACGGCAAGGGCGACCTGCGCGACGCGGCGCTGACGCTGTTCACGTATCGCCAGGGGAAAAAGACCAGGCTGCAGGTGGTGCGGGCCAACTGACAGGGGCGCCGCTGCGCGCGACTTTGCGTTACAGTCGGGGTCCGACCATTGTTCCACCTGCCGCCACGGCGGCTTTTACGACAAAGGACAGATCATGAAACATCTTCCGCGCACCTGCAGCGTCACAGCCCTGACCGCGGCCCTGATCGCCGGCCCGGCAATCGTCTTCGCCCAGACGGGCGGCTACACGGGGCCCAGCGCCAAGGCCGCCGCGCCGGCGGGCTACAAGGGTCCGACCAATGTGCCGCTGGTGACGGCGAAACAGCTGCTCGACAAGGGCAAGGACGACCAGCACGTCAGGGTCCAGGGCAAGCTGCTCAACCACAAAGGCGGCGACGACTATGAGTTCGCCGACGCAAGCGGCAAGATGACGGTGGAGATCGAGCCTGAGCTGTTTCCACAGGGCACGGCCGTCGACCAGAACACCGTCGTCGAACTGATCGGCGAATTCGACAAGGAGACGTTCGGCGAATCGACGCTGGACGTGCAGCAGATCAAGGTCGTGTCGAAATAAGCTGGCCGGTCGCCAGCCCTTCCATCTCGCTGACAGTGTGGCGCAGCGCGGCTGACATCGCCACGCCGCGCTGCGCGAACACTTCGGAGAGCTGGCCGTAATACCATAACGTGCCGGCCTGACCGGAGGAGAAGCGCTCGAAGACGGCCGGCCCGATCGTGCGCAGGTCGTCAAGGATGGCGCGCGCGTTGTACAGCTTGTCGCATCCGCTGACCAGCAGCGTGTCGCTGTCCGCTTCCATCAGGTGCGCCAGGTAGGCGCGTTTGCGCTCTTCCCATGGTGCCTTGGCGCCGTTTGCCCCCGGCATCGCATCCGTGCATCCCATCACCATCCGCAGCACGCGCTCGCCGAACACCGCCACCTGCGCAGTAAATGCCGCTCCGCCATCCTCCAGCACGTCGTGCAGCAGCGCCGCGATCTGCTGGTCTTCGTCGCCGCCATGCTGCGCGACCAGACCGGCCACGCCCACGGGGTGGACGATGTACGGTATGGCCGTGCCCTTGCGGGCCTGGCCCTCATGCGCCTTGGCGGCCAATGCCAGGCCCTGGGAATAACGTGGTGTCATCTGCGGTTCCATTCCGAAAGTGTGGCGAGGGGAGCATCTTTTGCGTCGGGCCGGCATACTGCGCCAGCGTCTGCAGCACGATGTCGTGCAGGCGCTGGATGACGGGCGCCGGCTCCAGCGCCGCGCAGTGCAGGCCGAGGCCGACGGCGGGCAGCGCCGGCAGCGTTGCGTCATCGAGCAGCCGCAGGTGCGCGGGAACGCCGAGGGCGGTGCGCACGGTGACGCCCAGGCCGGCGGCGACGGCGGCCCATACGCCGCCCAGGCTGGCGCTGGTAAACGCCACGCGCCACGGGATGCCGGCGCGGTCCAGTGCGGCCGTGGCGGCGCTGCGCATCAGGCACGGCGCATCCATCATCACCAGCGGCAGCGGTGCGTCGTCCGCGTGCCACAGCGGAGCGCCACTCGCCGGCCCGATCCAGCGCATCGGCAGCGGATCGACGACCTGCGTGCTGCGGGCGGGCGCCGACGGCGTGCCGATATCCCACGTCAGCGCCAGATCCAGCTGGCCTGCCGCGAACAGGTCCATCAGCTGCGCATGCCGTGCCACGCGCGCTTCGATGCGCAGCCGTGGATGGGCGCGGGTAAACCGGCCCAGGACGTCGGTCAGGATATGCTCGCCGAAGTCCTCCTGCATGCCCAGGCGGATGCTGCCGGCCAGCTCCACGCCGCGTACGGCCGCTGCCGCTTCGTCGTTCAGTTCGAGCAGCCGGCGCGCGTAGGCCAGCAGCGATTCGCCCGCCGCGGTGGGTGTCAGCCCTCGCCCGGACTTGCGCAGTACGGGCATGCCCAACTGGTCTTCCAGTTTTTTCAGCTGGCCGCTCATGGCCGACGTCGATTTGCCGAGGCGGTCGGCCGCGCGCGCAAAACTGCCCATCTCGACACCGGTCACGAAGCTGCGCAGCGTATCGAGATCAAAGGTTATTCGCCGCATGATCGTCCGGTTTTCCTGAATGGTCACTACAGATATTCCTGATTTTGGGGATGACGATAGGCGCGTATGCTGACGTTGTCAATATCACCAAGGAGCCAGCCATGCCGATGAGCCGCATCTCCCTGCAGCGGGGAAAATCGTCCGAGTACCTGCGCGCCGTGTCCGACAGCCTGCACCGCGCACTGGTCGAGGCACTCGACGTGCCCCCGACGGACCGCTTCCAGCTGTTCGACCAGCACGAACCGCACGAGATGAGCATCGATCCGCATTACCCGGCAGGTACGCGCTCGGCCGACTACGTGTTTATCAACGTGATCGTCGGGCGGCCCCGCAGCGCCGCCATGAAGGCCGCCTTCTACCAGCGGCTGGTGGCGCTGCTGGCCCAGTCGCCGGGCGTGCGGCCGGAGGACGTCATGGTCGTCATCGCCTCGTCGCAGTCCGAGGACTGGTCGTTCGGCAGCGGGGTACAGGGTCTGCCCTTGCGGACAGATTCGGCAACGGCGGCAGAGGTGTCGGCATGATCGCCATGCAGTACAGCTTCGTGCTGCCGGCCGACTACGACATGGCGATCGTCCACCGCCGCATCGCGGAGCGTGGCCACATGACGGATGCCTTCCCCGGTCTGCTGTTCAAGGCCTACCTGAGCGCGGACAAGGGCGAGGGCAGCGACAATCTGTATGCGCCGTTCTACCTGTGGCAGCATCCGGATGCGATGCACGACTTCCTCGCGGGCCCGGGCTTTGCCGCCGTGTCGCAGGCGTTCGGCTGGCCGTCGGTGCGCACGTGGACGCTGTGGCATGCGCACCGGCGCAATGACATCGGCGCGGCGCGCTTTGCCACGCGCAGCATCGTCCCGATCGCGCCGCACACGCCGCTGGCGCAGTTGCGCGAGCAGGAGGTTGCCGCCAGCCAGGCCGCGGCGCAGGCGGGCGCGCTGGCCACGCTTGCCGGATTCGAGCCGGTCGGCTGGAGCCTCGTGCGCTTCCGGCTGTGGCGCGAACGTCCGGCGGAGGTGGCAGGATGGCAGGTGTACGAAGTCGGGCACATGTCCGTGCCCCCGCGCTGACGGCTTACTGCGCCGCGGCTGTCCGCCATCCCTGCAGGGCGCGGATGGCGTCTTCCTTGGACTTTGCTTCGATCTCGATCCACGGCGCCTGCGCATACGACCCCGGCATGGTTTCGATCAGGTCCGAATGCTGGCGGTCGTTGAACGACGTGCGGCCGTTCGAGATGTGCACCAGCTGATGTTCCGGCACGGCCCACGTTTCGCGCGCCTTCAACAGCATTTCCGCCACGCTGGGATGATCGTAGCTGTCCAGCTTCTCATGGACGATGTGATGGTGCGCGTCGAGCACCATCGGCACGCCGCTGCGCACGCAGACGTCGTGGATTTCCTCTGCGCTGTACGCATACTCGTCGTTCTCCAGGCCGAGGCGGCAGCGGATCGCGTCGGGCAGGCGGGCGATGTTTTCCACCAGCGCGTCCGAACGGTTGGCCTTGCCGCCATGGATCTCCAGCAGCGCCCACGGCGTGCGGGGTTGGCCGAGCAGGTCCATGATCTCGGCATGCATCTGCAGGATCTTGACGCTGTTGGCGACTACGCCGGCCGAGTCGGAGCTGAGCACCACGAACTGGTCGGGATGCATGACGAGACGGATATTGCGCTCGCGCGCCCGCGCGCCGGAGCGCGCCAGCGTCCCGGCGAAACTGGCCAGCAGGTCGCGGCCCAGATCATCGTCGGCAAATGGAAAGATCGACGACGGAATCCGGTACAGCGAGATGCCTTCGCGCTCGCAGTAGCGCATGGCGTTGTCGAACGCCTGGATATTGCTGCGATAGATATCGTCCAGCAGTTTCTGCTGCGTTTCCGGCGATTGTTCCAGCAGCCGCTTGCGCGTGATGGTGCGGTACTTGATGTCGCTTGAAACGGTTACACAGACAAGTCCGAGGTGAGGTGGCATGGCGGTCGGGCACGAAGTGTCGGGAAAGGTCAGGGCTTCGATGATAGCAGCGGTGGCGCGCTTCGGCGCCACGCACGACCCGCTGACGTCGCGCGCATGTCGCGCTCCTGCTATGCTGCAATCGAACGTGATCCGGAGGTGCAGATGCAGCGAATATTGATCGTCGTCGGGCTGGCGCTTGTCGCCATCGGCCTGGCCTGGCCGTGGCTCGGCAAGCTGCCGCTCGGGCGCCTGCCGGGCGATATCCACATCGTGCGCGAAGGCGGCAGTTTTCACTTCCCCATCGTCACGTGCCTCGTCATTTCCGTGCTCGTCTCCCTGCTGATCTGGCTGTTCCGGCGCTGAGCGCCGTGTATTCGAAAGACATTCTTCATGGTCATCGTGACTCACAACGGCAAGTTCCACGCCGACGACGCCTGGGCCGTTGCGGTCCTGCACATCCTGTTCCCTGACGCGGAGATCGTGCGCACGCGCGACCAGGCCATCATCGAGGCGGCCGATTTCGCCGTCGACGTCGGCGGCATCTGGGATCCGGCCACAGGGCGGTTCGATCACCACCAGAAGGGGTTCGACGGCGCCAGGATGAGCGGCGTTCCTTATGCCAGCGCGGGCCTCGTGTGGCGTGAGTACGGCCCGCGTTGCGTCGCCGCGCTGGCCGCCAGCCATGTGGGATACGCATTGGGCGAAGACAAGGCGCGCGAGATGGCCTATGCCATCGATGCCGATGTCGTGCAATACCTCGACCTGTCCGACGTGGGCGCGGCAAAGAACGCGCCCGGCGGCTACGGCCTGTCCGCCGTGATCTCGGGCTTCAATCCGAACTGGCTCGATGAACAGCGGCTGGGCTACGGCGAGGCGGCCGAAACGTTCCGGCTCGCCGAGTTCCGGCGCGCGATGTCGCTGCTGACGGACATATTGATCAATGCCGTCAAGTACCGCGTCGGCGCGATGCTGGCGGTCGAGCAGGTGCGGCAATCGGAGGCGTTGGAAGGCGGGCGGCTGCTGTTGTTGAAAAACAGCGCTCTGCCGTGGACACAGCTGGTGCGCAAGGAAATGCCGAAAGTGCTGTTCGTCCTCAGCCACAGCCTGTCCGAGGGACGCTACCTGCTGCATACGGTGCCGATGAGTGCCGAGAGCTTTCAGGCGAGGGCTGACCTGCCCGCGGCATGGGCGGGATTGCGCGATGCCGAGCTGGCGGCCGTCACGGGCGTTGCCGATGCCACGTTCTGCCATAACGGCCGGTTTATCGCGGCGGCGAAATCGTACGAGGGCGCCCATGCGATGGCATTGCAGGCGCTGGCGGCCGTGGACGCTGCGACTTAGGCAGCCGCCTTGCCGGCGCGCCGGCAACGGTCGGAGCAGAATTTCACATGGTCCCAGTCGCGTTCCCACTTCTTGCGCCACGTGAACGGCAAGCCGCAATGGGCGCAGACCTTGGTCGGCAGGTCGGATTTCTTGCGCATCTTCATGGTGAGCATCTTGCGCCAGACCGGGGCTTGATGTCGTTCGCAACGACGTCAGGCAGCGCGCGTGCGAATTCTCCCTGCCTTGCCAGCCTGATCAAGGGCCAGGAGCAATTCCTGCACGTCTGGATGCCGGGCGTGCCAGGCCTGTGCGACGGGACCGGCAAACTGGCGACGGTGGACGTCAAGCCGGGATCGCCCAAGTACGACAAGGTCATCCACGTGTTGTCCGTCCCCGCCGGGGCGAAGCCCACCACATGGGATTTACCGACAACCGGCGCTGCCTGTGG
Encoded proteins:
- a CDS encoding branched-chain amino acid ABC transporter substrate-binding protein, which encodes MHRSAPTTLALALAFAGSSLHAQTVIRIGTASPLSGPGAHQGKDIENGARMAVDDLNAKGIVIKGTKVKFALMPEDDGGDPKTGTAVAQKLVDAKVAGVVGHLNSGTTVPASKIYATAGIPQISPAATTPLYTSQGFRTAFRVVANDNLIGRALATYTIATMKATKIAVIDDRTAFGQGLADEFVKGIKAKGGATIVSRQFTNDKATDFNAILTQIRARKPDVIFYGGMEAVAGPMLKQMKALGIDARLVSGDGICSERLPLLAGDALGDDKVVCVVAGGIDGPQEATHDAFTQRYRQRYKLDVQSYAPYAYDSVMVLATAMQQAGSAEPARFLPALAKVKYQGITGSIAFDGKGDLRDAALTLFTYRQGKKTRLQVVRAN
- a CDS encoding YgiW/YdeI family stress tolerance OB fold protein, translating into MKHLPRTCSVTALTAALIAGPAIVFAQTGGYTGPSAKAAAPAGYKGPTNVPLVTAKQLLDKGKDDQHVRVQGKLLNHKGGDDYEFADASGKMTVEIEPELFPQGTAVDQNTVVELIGEFDKETFGESTLDVQQIKVVSK
- a CDS encoding DUF2945 domain-containing protein; translation: MTQAFKVGDKVEWHSSQGAVQGMVKKKLTSHTTIKGHEVAASPDNPEYLVVSDKTGAEAAHKPDALKKI
- a CDS encoding MYG1 family protein, translating into MVIVTHNGKFHADDAWAVAVLHILFPDAEIVRTRDQAIIEAADFAVDVGGIWDPATGRFDHHQKGFDGARMSGVPYASAGLVWREYGPRCVAALAASHVGYALGEDKAREMAYAIDADVVQYLDLSDVGAAKNAPGGYGLSAVISGFNPNWLDEQRLGYGEAAETFRLAEFRRAMSLLTDILINAVKYRVGAMLAVEQVRQSEALEGGRLLLLKNSALPWTQLVRKEMPKVLFVLSHSLSEGRYLLHTVPMSAESFQARADLPAAWAGLRDAELAAVTGVADATFCHNGRFIAAAKSYEGAHAMALQALAAVDAAT
- a CDS encoding DUF4865 family protein, with translation MIAMQYSFVLPADYDMAIVHRRIAERGHMTDAFPGLLFKAYLSADKGEGSDNLYAPFYLWQHPDAMHDFLAGPGFAAVSQAFGWPSVRTWTLWHAHRRNDIGAARFATRSIVPIAPHTPLAQLREQEVAASQAAAQAGALATLAGFEPVGWSLVRFRLWRERPAEVAGWQVYEVGHMSVPPR
- a CDS encoding LysR substrate-binding domain-containing protein → MRRITFDLDTLRSFVTGVEMGSFARAADRLGKSTSAMSGQLKKLEDQLGMPVLRKSGRGLTPTAAGESLLAYARRLLELNDEAAAAVRGVELAGSIRLGMQEDFGEHILTDVLGRFTRAHPRLRIEARVARHAQLMDLFAAGQLDLALTWDIGTPSAPARSTQVVDPLPMRWIGPASGAPLWHADDAPLPLVMMDAPCLMRSAATAALDRAGIPWRVAFTSASLGGVWAAVAAGLGVTVRTALGVPAHLRLLDDATLPALPAVGLGLHCAALEPAPVIQRLHDIVLQTLAQYAGPTQKMLPSPHFRNGTADDTTLFPGPGIGRQGA
- the nhaR gene encoding transcriptional activator NhaR, with protein sequence MATLNYKHLRYFWMVARSGSIAKAATQLHLTPQSISGQLTEFADTLGVQLFRRVGRRLELTETGQRILRHAEDIFSAGDALMDVVRDQSAASATPFRVGVSDSVSKTVACRLVAPALTLDEPIRLVCREGRLAALLADLAIHKLDMIIADRPMPSHLSVRGYSHLLGESELGVFAAPALAATLEGPFPDCLNHAPLLLPGEDFALHARLMRWLHDNVPRLHVVGEFDDSAMIKAFGQAGTGLFFAQSAIARHICAQYGVVMIGTVPGLREQVYAITSERRLKHPATQAISQAARQTLA
- a CDS encoding PEP-CTERM sorting domain-containing protein; the encoded protein is MKKLLTTLLIGGLLTVGSAARAATTIDSSSFSLTWLTGVSTGGNFNMKLLSDTDGRTQIGLSLGLQSYSVESDGPSGSANSDTAFHQLAGSVRQGYRITSMTFSAVANGTLYREMPTWPCVYEPGEATNNASMDMALTQGGERTEFGGTRVHDVIGQQAMTANAGVPVDGDFLLDLSTRSGAWAFGTETITYSDDWQYIYWLDSTASIGVTDYLLTVQVAPVPEPSTYAMLLAGLGVAGWAARRRKA
- a CDS encoding tautomerase family protein, whose translation is MSRISLQRGKSSEYLRAVSDSLHRALVEALDVPPTDRFQLFDQHEPHEMSIDPHYPAGTRSADYVFINVIVGRPRSAAMKAAFYQRLVALLAQSPGVRPEDVMVVIASSQSEDWSFGSGVQGLPLRTDSATAAEVSA
- a CDS encoding HD domain-containing protein produces the protein MTPRYSQGLALAAKAHEGQARKGTAIPYIVHPVGVAGLVAQHGGDEDQQIAALLHDVLEDGGAAFTAQVAVFGERVLRMVMGCTDAMPGANGAKAPWEERKRAYLAHLMEADSDTLLVSGCDKLYNARAILDDLRTIGPAVFERFSSGQAGTLWYYGQLSEVFAQRGVAMSAALRHTVSEMEGLATGQLISTRP
- a CDS encoding DUF2905 domain-containing protein; amino-acid sequence: MQRILIVVGLALVAIGLAWPWLGKLPLGRLPGDIHIVREGGSFHFPIVTCLVISVLVSLLIWLFRR
- a CDS encoding DUF2256 domain-containing protein, yielding MLTMKMRKKSDLPTKVCAHCGLPFTWRKKWERDWDHVKFCSDRCRRAGKAAA
- the uvsE gene encoding UV DNA damage repair endonuclease UvsE, translated to MPPHLGLVCVTVSSDIKYRTITRKRLLEQSPETQQKLLDDIYRSNIQAFDNAMRYCEREGISLYRIPSSIFPFADDDLGRDLLASFAGTLARSGARARERNIRLVMHPDQFVVLSSDSAGVVANSVKILQMHAEIMDLLGQPRTPWALLEIHGGKANRSDALVENIARLPDAIRCRLGLENDEYAYSAEEIHDVCVRSGVPMVLDAHHHIVHEKLDSYDHPSVAEMLLKARETWAVPEHQLVHISNGRTSFNDRQHSDLIETMPGSYAQAPWIEIEAKSKEDAIRALQGWRTAAAQ